accacctgcccctaaaaatattttttctattttatgctaaaaattatttaaatatttaaatatagTGGAAAAAGTGAAACTTCTGCACTTTGGTTATTGTAAACTATTGACATAGATAAAAATATACCAAATATATTTTGGTGTATTAAAGGTTAAGATtgtgaaaatttaaaaatataacTTAAGTTGTATGAGATATTACTATATAGTCATGGCCATATGTAGGGCAGAACTAACAAATAATCTTCTGATACTAAACATTTTTAAATGAATAATGCATAaactacaaaattttagatcATACCACTAAAAACTTTGATCTGGAACTACTCTACATTCTACATCCGAGGTTGTTTGAAAATAAATCAAAACTTATAAATTTTGAAactagagaacttataataataTTTTGGACTATTAAGTGACAttaaatgaaaaagttatcAACCACAAAACTGTAGATCTCTTCAAGctctataattttggtataAAGATTGTCTTCATccgagatcatatgaaaaagttataatttttttgcgtGAGaacatttgtaggggtgggttaTTTCATCACCGCCTCTAGAAATGCATTGTTAGGGGTGAGTGACGTCATCACCTGTCTCAAGAAATGAGCCCCATTTTTAGGAGCAAGTGATGGCATCAGCCACCCTTAAAATGTATTTCTAGGGGGCGAGTAACGCCATCACCTGTCCTTAAAAAATGGGTCTCATTTTCACAGACAGATGAtagcgtcacccgcccctaaaaatacattttcagGGATGGATCAGTTGCTATAGTAACCTCACTCATTTTGTAGGAATGGGTTACATTTTGACTCGCCCCTAGAAAAAAATGAAACgttgctacaaattatttttgtagtagtgtatctTGATCAGCAGAGCTCATGTCTCATGCGTGCGGCTATTGGATTTGAACCCTTGTCAATTTTTGGGTAGAGGACAGGCTACTAGATTTGCAATTTTTTTCAGCctttatttttgtaattttccaTTAAAAATACTATTATTtaaaaattttcatttttttgccaAACGCTGTGCCTCTGAAACTCTATTTTTCCCCTGTATGTTAATTATTATGTACTCCCTTCATTCCAAATTGTGGGCCATTTTGAAAAttctagatacataattttttcTGTGAGTTTGGACATAATGTTTATCTTGATCATGGAAAACTTTATCGGTAAGGAAAAAAACGGAGGTTGCCGATAAACATGTTTATTAGATTTctcgtaaaatttttgaaaaaaaaatctctcaaACTATACCCAAAATAGTCTAGATTATCTCCAAACAATCTAATATGAAAAATAAGACATCACAATGCTTAGAAATGAGAAGATATGTAGCTTAGGAGGCAAGGGGTGAGTGCGGACTCAAAATTACCGAGAATTTTTATCAAACAGGTTACCACCGATAAATGTGATTTATCGGTTTTCTCGGAATTTTTTTGCTGAGAAATTTTTCCCTAATCTTGATGCTTAGCAAAAACTATGAatctaaattttctaaaaatagctacaatttggaatggagggactACTAGTGTTTAGCTCAAGATCTCATGCAACGAGTTTCTGATCTTATGATCGTCTGTACCTGGAAGCAACTGAGGTCAGTTTTTGCCATATGATTCTCGCTCGTTagggcatctccaagagttccccATTTTAACTTGCCATCctaatttttttggcaaaaaaagaaaattaggTGCCCAACAGCTTGGCAAAGAGCTTGGCAAATTTACCAACTTGGTAAAAATCCCCCTCCCGGCGCGCATATATCCGCGCGCGGATACGACTCCGCATCGCGAAATCCAGCCCCATCGCGACTTCTCCGGAGTGCGCAAAGACGTCGGCCTCTCTCCCGCGCTCACGAGGATTTTTCATCACCTGTCCTCCCCATCAGATCGATCCCGTCACTCTCCTCGCCAAGTCCGCCAGGTCAGGTTCGTTCTTCCTCCTCGATTGTGATTTTTCCTTGGCCGCTGTTTCTCCGATGGGCTCGAAGCCGACGGAGTCCAAGACGCCGTCGCCGGAGTGTCGATTGGCACGCGGCCGTCGATGTGGTAGAAGGCCCTGCGGTGTCGCGGCCGGGTACTCATGCTCGCACGCGGAGTCCACGACGCACTCCGCCGCCAGGTTAGAGCCGAAGCGCGTGGCCACCTTGTGCAGGGATCTGAATTTAGAGCTTTGGGGGAGATGAATTTGTGCAGGGATCTGGTAGACTAGCATATTGGTTTAGAGCGCAATCTCATTGGTTCAGACTAGGGATACTGAGACTAGTTCAGACTAGCATATTGGTTTAGACTAGAGACCAGAACGGCAGAACTCCTTCCATTTGCCATTGTCCGATCTCATTTTTTTCAGACTATATTTCAGACTATATTTCAGACTAGTTCAGACTAGTACTGATCTCATTTTTTTCAGACTATAGCCAAGCTACTAGTGTTAATAAATCATTGAGCGAGCCCATTGTTTCAGACTAAAGTTCAGCCTAGTTCAGACTATAGTTTAGACTAGTTCTGatctcatttttttttttgcactagGGGGGCTCTGGTCATTGATCTTATTTTTTTGTAGACCCATTCAAATGGAAGGAGATGGATTCTTGACAGACATTCTTCTCAATCAAGATAATGGTGGTATGGAGGACGACCTCAACATTCCGATCACACAAGGCATTACTTCCGAAGGTCAACAAGCCCATGTGGAAGTGCAGCCAAGTCGCAACACAAAGGGATCGAAGAGGACAAAAAATTTTGATTGGAAGGAAGACGAAGTTATATGCTCTTGCTGGTTGAATGTTAGCAAAGATCCTATTAACAGTGCCAATCAATCTCGTTCCACGTTTTGGAGTAGAGTTCATGCTTTCTTTGAGGAACACAAGCAAACTGCAGCTGTGAGGACAGAGAGTTCCATTATGCATAGGTGGCTGACAATTCAGTCACAAGTGAACAAGTATTGTTGTTGCTATGATAAGATTGAGCGTAGGAATCAAAGTGGACAAACTATCCAAGACAAGGTATACAATATGTGTTGAATATTTACTTTAATCAACTTCGTTTATTTGAACTGCACATTTATATATTGCCAAATTCTCTCAACAGATTTCAGAAGCATCCAAGTTGTACCAGGAATTAGACAATGACAATAAGTCATTTACTCTTATACATTGTTGGAATATATTGAAGGAGGAGGACAAGTGGAAAACCAAGAGGATTGAACTTGCCGAGATGGAAAAACTATCAAACAAGAAAAAACAGAAGTCCAGACCAAGGAATACAGAAGGCACCAACAATGATGAAGATGCAGCAAAGGAAGTTGCTCCAGAAACCGAAGCAAGCAAAAGGCCACCGGGGGTAAAGAAGGCAAAAGAAGCACTTaggcgaggcggtggtggcgacgCTTGCATGGAAGCTTTGGACAAGATGTGGTCCAAGAAAGAGGCTTTCgacaaagaaaaggaaaaggcaaAAGAGGAGAGGTTCCTGGTTGCATTAGAGATAGAGAAGAGGCGAGTGTCAATTGATGAAAAAAAAGCTGAAGCAGAATTGATTaaagaggagaaaaaaataATGTCAATCGACATGACTTCCCTCACCCCGCTACAGCGTCAATACTATGAGACGATGCAACAGAAGATTGTCGCTAGGCGTTTGGCAAATTAAATTTAGTTCTAATCCTGAAAGCTttagtttgtttttttttattgaGCACAACTTTTATTGAAGTTTATGTATCCGTTTACTGAACCTTAGTTTCTGTTCGTGATTGTCAATGCAAGAATTGCATAATCATATATGTTCTGGTACTGCTGTGAATGTTTCTGAATGATATTGCCACCTGCACCTGAATGTTTCTGAATGATATTGACACCCGCACCTGAATGTTCATATATGTTTCTGAATGATATTGCCACCTGCACCTGAATGTTCATTGCAATGATCCTGCAAGCTGCAATGATCCTGCTAGCTGCTAGCTGCAATGAATTGCCACCTGAATGATATTGCTGCTCCTGCTAACTGCTCGTCATTCAGTGACTGAATGATATTGCCACCTGCACCTGAATGACAAGCAAATGAAATGACCACCTGCTAGCTGCAATGATCCTGGAAGCcacctgctagctgctgctgattTGGCGACCACAACAAGCTAATGAAATGACAGTGAACTAAATGAGACACATGTTTGATGACCAACCGAAACAAGCATACATGAGTCTAAATGACAGGACATATGTTTGATGACAAGATACATGAGTCTCatatataaaattttatataCAGCTAATACAAGTCCGGATAATGGTTCCAAAGGTGCTCGATGAGGTCTTCTTTCAACTGCATATGTGTTTCCTTGTCTCTGATCCTTTTGTGTGCATCAATAAACTCATCAAGTGTACGACGGCGTGAAACAGGCCGCGATGCTGTGTGAAACAGGCCGCGATGGCGACGGCGTGAAGCAGGCCACGATGGTGCGTGAAACAGGCTAGCAACAATTCCTTGTGGGCCTTCTTTTCTTATTTTGCCAAGTCTAAAATATCAAACTATTGGAGATGTACTTtgtttttacttggcatatcttttgcCAAGTTGCTAAAACCCAACTTTTGCCAAGCTAATTTTAGCAAacacttggagatgctcttatacaGGAAAGAACCAGGGTTGCTATAATAACACTATACAAAGCAAACGAGGGGGCCGGGCGAGTATGTCCGGTGGCGTCAGCGGCGTTGTCGTTCGTTGGTGACTCGGCGTCGTGTCGGGCCTACTCCTCAGCTTCACGGCGGGTGTCGTCGCTGCCAGTCCTAGCATCTAGACTCCAGAGTGCGCGTGGTTGGTCAAAAGCGAGCCAGTCACGTAACAGGGCGCGATGGCCCTCATCTATCTCATACCATGAGAGCAGAAAGCTTTGGTCAAAGCATAGGCTCAGAGCAAGCCATGAGCCCATGAGCAACGACAAGGAAAATATCAGGGGACAAGGCGCTACACCTGTCTAGAGGTGGCCGGCAAAATGTGCCTTGTTAAAATATAGGCAAATCCATAAATTTTAatatttgaattccaaaaaattaTTACGATGACTCGGTAACGTTCAGCTCACCCACGGTTTTGCTAGGGCTTTCATTTATTAACCATTGATCATCATTGGGCTATCCAATTTTGTGGGCCTCCATTTATTGATGGTTGTTGCTGCTTCTTTTAGCAGAGGTCAAAATGGATTCGGGAAATCAAAGATAATGGGTAAAACTAAATTAAGAGCTACAAATTGCAATCTGCAGTTTGTTTTACATTGTCAATTTGGTACAAAATCATATGCCCTTTGTTTCTTACTTGTTTGGATGAATCAATGCTAGACCTTTTATCTTTCCACCCAAAAGACAATGCTTCGCACGAGATCATCAGTTGGAGAAGACCGTCATCCTCGCGAACTTGTAGTAAACAAGATCTCTAATGCCTATAGACATAGAGGCCCTAATCGATATTAAATTTCATCATTCCACTATTACAGAATAGGCATTTATTTCAaaccatttgtcccggcagtctttgggcccgggacaatatgtgacttttgtcccgggtccaacggctagccaggccagcgggggggggacaggggcctttttgtcccggttggaggcaccaaccgggacaaaagggtggccttttatcccggttggtggctccaaccgagacaaaaggccttggccccccttatccccttccctcccccccccgcccgagccagactcaattataattttcattcaataatggattactgaactaattttatttatttcatgaaattacattcacattaacacactatactctctcactaacacacactatctctcaaactcacacactactcattaatatcatgaaattacttaattttatgtaaaattcactttttaaacgttaatatcgtgatagaatccactttctgtcgaaaagcaacagtttgaaaaaaattgtttacctaatatatttttgcatggtcaaaataacaaatatgatttcaaaaaaattagatatttcgttgacccaatcacttgaatgaaaattaattatttttgttgcatgtatcaagtttatatagagataagaaattttgttccataatttttggaatcaaaatttattaactgaattaacaaatgaaagcctattttaaaaagagaagtaaaaagaaacaaaacacaaacataagatttggtaggaatgagggaaaacgggccccttttgtcccgggtggtagatccacccgggactaaaggtgggccacgggctgggaatttttccggcccgcccaaaactaccttttgtcccgggtggagccacgacccgggacaaaaggcggggccttttgtcccgggtgaagccaccacccgggacaaaagggccttttgtcccgggtcgtggctccacccgggacaaaaggcccccacccctatatctccctttcttcctcccccttCCCCAACACTTGGTGGTTTTCTTGATCTGTGTCGCGCCACCGTCGTCCCCTGCTCCCACCGCGCCTCCTGCTCGCCAccgccgacctccgccgcccccaTCGCGCCGTCGGtgccgagctccgccgtcgccgagcgCCGTCGACGTCCCCCATCATCCCCCACGAGCGTCGCGCGCCCGAGCTCgatccgcctccacgccgccgttcCGCCCCTTTGGAGTCGCCGGTGAGGTTCGCTGCCGTGTCCTCCACCCTGTGCGTGCCTCCCCTGGCCCGCTCCGGCCCCGCCTCCGTCGCGCCGGCCGTCGTatgcctcgacgccgccgtcccccgcccctgcgcgccgccggctaCGCCTCGAtgttgccgcgccgccgcctcgccgctacTCCACCCACTGGCACgcctcgacgccgacgccgcgccgtcGTCCTTGTCCCCGACGTGGTATGGGCCGGTCGCcggccatttcttttttttactttagaattatatatatattatttgtttCTATTAGTAAATATTAACGACAATTTaattatagagatatttttgttgaatttaattAAGGTATAAGGTTtccattatttgatattatctagaatttagttattagatatagtgagaattatggagaatttagagagaaatagagaaggaaatgcttttaattatttaaatagagagtgtaTAATGTATTAGAGAATTAGAGAGTGTataatgtatttattatttaattatgtcattcaaagactttaattatcTTGTATTCATTATTTACATATGTCATTCAtagactttaatttatcatgtatttattatttaattatgtcattcaaatacTTTAATTACATGTATTCTTTATTCTTAATTGaaaggtgtcatttatattacttcttTATATTCACCGACGCTCTCTCCTTCTCACTGACGctcgctcactcactcactcacatacacacacactcactcactcgGTCGCTCACTCGTTCAATACTCAAACCGTTACCGAACGTAGTCCCCTTCTCGTTACCGCTTGGAAATGGTTAGAGTATTTGCCATCTAAACGTCCATGTAAACGTAGTCCGATCCAAACGTAGTCCCcttctcgacctcgtccatgtAAACGAATTTTGATCCAATCCTCGCAAATATGTACAtttttttagagaatttttttaagggttttatttgtattcatattttagttacgatggacccgcgacacatagacgcggaagacgaacatttcctgttgaatatgattggcgaaggtcaaggagatgtccctgaacaagctgatgatggaagcaataccgacatatatttgaatatgtccggtgatggaattgagccaccatctattcaggatgacgctgctggtgaacaaagtgctaatgtacatatcacaactatacttatttgtagtgaaaatcatattttcatctgaatctatatgaatactatgaatgtttttttatagccgtctggatcatcgtcgcagcagaaaaagacgaagcggggcccgacaaaaaaactggaagggcggttcattataacggaagttgttccagatggcgaaccgatcgctccagaagctgccgccaaaaaattcataagacaatccggatgtattgtcagggaccacatcccgatcagcttcaggctctggaaagcttccaatccaagcgaggaacgggatgcggtacccgaaagagaaaaagaatggtgctggcgggagcttaagaaaaacttcacggttccagctgaatccgaagagatatgcaagcgctggaccctgagtaagatggccgaacagctgcaatcattcaagaaaattttgacgaagaaatatatcaagaccgggaccacacccgtatttaccggcgagctcgaaaagctcaggggtcactgggatgcatttgtggaatacaagtcttcagagcttgggcttcagaaggtgcagaaggccaaagacaacgcctcgaagaaagtgtaccatcacactctaggccaaggaggctacaagcttgcaatacccaaatgagagaagatggagcaggatctgcttgacagaggcatccaacctgcgaccatgaactggcctgaaaggtcaaggacctggttttatggtcacgagggaagcttggacccattgactggtgactgcatctatgggccaaacatccagcgagcagcccagagactacaggggacgcaagaacaagactttgttacatttttgaaagaatcaaacctgacggcgactcagattgcagggggagaagatattccaaaggccgatgtggtcgtcaaatggacgtatgagatcggcaaaactcttgtacccccgaagtagtgtccgtgcttccaacgcaaatgtataagctgcaccagcactacatgcgtgcgatggccgattgcatcttcatgcagggcgcaaagattaaagatgatgattttttatggggggaggccattatatggataaactgggaagaaatttaccaactattccctCAGGAGGCCcccgacatctctatggtcggcttgtgggttctgtaagtattttactctccttacgtattgttttgcatgatctcaacatactgatctcttgatttattcggtatcatgtagaatggagatacaaacttgcaggtgaaagggatactctcacctcggcttcatcgacccaattacttgtaattggaggattctacgcgacactgCCGATGAGTtataccaaaacttgttcaagtacataagcgttcatcacaacaagcaaatgatattgttttctTACAattttgcgtgagtgattccttccgtctaactctttctattctgtaatcgaattgtttaaaccttaactaccaagaactgcctccgtataatcttgcagtgaacactgggtcctaattatcataattcccgagaagagcctactcgtggttatggactcattgaggagacctccagaacaatacgaaaatcttcttaacatgatgaaaaagtaattctaccactactccgtcgatgaccgataatttgaatcactttgttacttgactataattgttctaatcatgcacaggatttggaaagaattcgctaaaaatcatccaggcaaatttgacaaggaattgaagatcaagacagattttgcggtacgcacttggatgattcgttgcacgattcattagttttattatatattcatgtaaatacctgataatttcttctctcttaaagtgtatgaggcagaaacaagacactaatttatgcgcatactatgtatgcgagaacatccatggtctggtaggtcctccaaagggctggacagattgggaggagaaagtaagtaaaaaacttgttaatatttgaactcgtattttaattagtcgaaattaattatcccctttttccataggtcgaggagatgcgcgataaactcataccggaggaaaagattatggcgattcgagaacaattgtccggatttattgttgagcaagtcctcgatccaaaaggcgaattctactatgatgtactatctaatattgacaatcccaacaaatatgataatatacgcatatatatgtaattaagaacgaatatacctatgtaaatatatatgtgtgtatgtattaaatttctatttatgagtatgtatgtattatatatataagcactccaataatatatgtgtgtgtgtatatatatatatatataagtgaattaatttatatatgaaaactatctaggacaaatattatataagtaactatatatatatattagtggagatcatacacactgaattccaatacataagtttaattgtaatgcaaaagtataattgaaatagaaaaagaattgagaaaaggaaaacaagaaaaaaaaatgacattttgtcccggttggtaacaccaaccgggacaagggtgcgccagccacgtgggcgctggcaacaccttttgtcccggttggtgttaccaaccgggacaaaaggtcctcttttgtcccggttgccagacccgggacaaaaggacacccccttttgtcccggactgggggtttcccaaccgggacaaatcaacgttttttaGTAGTGTTCTCACCATAATAGAAAAATCTTGTATAGTAAACAAAGCTAATGAAGAAAAGAGTAACATAAGAAACATGGCATATTCCCCCCCcccatttttttaaaataatattattttaattgaaaattgcaaaaaaaatgccaaaatgaagaaaaaaaatgccacCGTGCCAAGCACTTGGAGGCTCTCGCCCTCCTCCATGGCGACAACGAGGAGCACCTAGCTCGCCAGGTAGCACGACGCCAGGATCACAAAGAGGAAGAGTTAGTGGACAAGTGCTGCCTGTTGTAGAATCGGTAGGGCGTGATGCACGTGTTCGCTAGCTCGACACTAAGCCGGGGCCCAAGATGAACAACGCTAGGATGACAGCGTTCACCTGGAGGACCTCCTTGCTCGTCATGTAGAAGATCCCCATTGCCTGCGAAAGGAAACGTACATAGCAAATAATATGTTGCGATGTTAGGCGATGCGTATCGAAGCGAAATCATAAGCTGCTATAGAAGAAAGGGTGCCAAGTGGTCGGCAGGATGCCGCTAAGTCCAATCATATTTAATATCTTTATTTTCATGATTAATGAGGTAAAACACTGTATAGAAAATGAGACTTATCCCTTTATGATCGAGATCAATTTTTGTTTTGATGTATTATTTGTAAAAAAGAAGGGTCCTTCTTTGGTTAAGCAAAAACGATCTCGAT
This window of the Panicum virgatum strain AP13 chromosome 1K, P.virgatum_v5, whole genome shotgun sequence genome carries:
- the LOC120698330 gene encoding glutathione S-transferase T3-like; its protein translation is MEGDGFLTDILLNQDNGGMEDDLNIPITQGITSEGQQAHVEVQPSRNTKGSKRTKNFDWKEDEVICSCWLNVSKDPINSANQSRSTFWSRVHAFFEEHKQTAAVRTESSIMHRWLTIQSQVNKYCCCYDKIERRNQSGQTIQDKISEASKLYQELDNDNKSFTLIHCWNILKEEDKWKTKRIELAEMEKLSNKKKQKSRPRNTEGTNNDEDAAKEVAPETEASKRPPGVKKAKEALRRGGGGDACMEALDKMWSKKEAFDKEKEKAKEERFLVALEIEKRRVSIDEKKAEAELIKEEKKIMSIDMTSLTPLQRQYYETMQQKIVARRLAN